The following is a genomic window from Dioscorea cayenensis subsp. rotundata cultivar TDr96_F1 chromosome 10, TDr96_F1_v2_PseudoChromosome.rev07_lg8_w22 25.fasta, whole genome shotgun sequence.
AAAACTCAAAAGGCTATAATCCTGAAGTAACTCATCCAGAAGTTAAAGGGCCATTGCATGGAAGTTTAAGTTCCATTCCTGAGAAACCATAGTACTAATGTcatgaaataaacaaatacaataCCTGTAGTGACTCCTGTAGTTCTGCATTGGCATCTGGCATGGGTATAGCTTTGGGGTCTCTTGAAGCCCTCCTTCCAGATTCCGATCCATGCCCTTTCATAGCTGCTGCTCTTTGCCTGTTATAGATATGTCACAAATAAATAttgcagatatatatatatatatatattctttcatGAAAATTCTGCAAATTTTGTTGTCCACTTAAGATTGAACTTGCCTCCTAGCTTCCTCATCCCGAAGCTTCGCATCTAACTCCTTGCTGGGGGGATATTTAGGAAAACTTGCAGGATCACAAGCAAAAGGTTTTGACCGGAAGAACTGAAATGATACAAGTACTAGTTAGTAAGGTCCATTTCATAAATGATATTTCTCACTCACACAAATTGCATGAAACATGGCTAcaattagaattaaaataaGGCACCCCATTATACTTATTTCTGAATGAAAACCATTGAATAAGAGAAAAGCAAATttacaaacaataaattttttacttattagTACAGCTAAgcacaagaaaaaattaaatcaggaaagaaaaattgttaaataCTGAAGCTACAAActatcattattgttattatatatatatatatatataaaccaacagATAGGAATCAACTAAACAAGAAAATTCTTACTTCACTATCAAGTGCTGAAGCTGCTGTTCCTCGCTCTGCTGGTTCAATTGCAAGAAGGGTATTCATAAGAGCTAGAGCTGATGAAGGAAAATCTCTAAATGTATCATCAATACAACGCCGATATGGATGTTGAGGTTTAAAAATTGTTGTATGTGGCAACTTTGCCTTCTTCCAGTATTCATCAGATGGTGAGCCACAAAGCTTGAAAATCTTGTGCAGTTGCTCAACCTATGGTGATCAAATCACAAAAAAGATAAGAACCCACAGCATGTATAACCAATGGTCCAAATATATAGCCAAATAAAATTCTACAATGGAAGAGTATAAATTAGTGGAAAATACCAAGCATTTATGAGAAAAAAGAATAATCAACCTATGGCGATCAAATCACAAAAAACCAAGATAAGAACCCCCGCGCATGTATAACCCGTGATCCAAATATATAGCCAAATAAAATTCTACATTGGAAGAGTACGAATTATTGGCAAATACCAAACATTtacaagaaaaaagaataattaatcAGATTTCTTGAGAAAACCTTCGCAGTGTGTGTTCCACAAGGATGGTTGTGCAAAAATTCAGAATCTATGTGAATTCAGGCATGATGATTTGGGGAATACCTCTGTTCTCCCTGGCATGATTGGCTTGCCAGCAAACAATTCTGCAAGAATACAACCAGCACTCCACAGATCAACAGAGACACCATATTCAGTAGCACCGAGCAATAGTTCAGGTGGTCGATACCACAATGTTACAACACGACTCGTCAATGGCTGCTTCTGACTATGACTGAAAAATGTGGCCAGGCCAAAGTCAGCAATCCTAAGCATGCCATTATTGTCAACGAGAAGATTAGAACCCTTGATATCCCTATGTAAGACCCCATGACTGTGACAATGATTAAGGCCAGAAAGAAGTTGTTGCATATAACACTTAATCTGCAATTTGAAAAAATGACATCAAATTATAATGTGGAAAGAGGAATAAACTGGTTTGAGGCTCAtgcaaagaaaatattttgaCTTCTCAGTGAATACCTGTGGCACAGTGAACTTGATGCTAGGGTTTGCCGCAAGTCCAGCAAGATCATGCTCCATATATTCAAATACAAGATACAGGCTGCACGACATTCTAGAGGTAACTAAACCTTCAAGTTTCAATACATTTGGGTGATCAAGTCTTCGCAGAACAAGAATTTCCCTAGCCATAAAACGAACACTTTCAGGATCTACGTTAACAAACCGCACTTTCTTAAGGGCAACAATCTTTCCTGTTTCCAAATCACGAGCTCGGTACACATTGCTATAGGTTCCTTGTCCAATCTGAAATTACATCAtcaaatggaagaaaaaaataagcatGGATAAttacacttaaaaaaaaaccctttgaaTGTGTCGGTTATGTAAAACACAACATAAAGTAAACAATACACCAAATAGAACTATCATAAAGTTCCAGGTCATCACAACATGCCAAACTGCCAACTTATGGTATCATCAGCAATAGTGAGCATAGAAAATGATAGTGAAGACAGGTGCAGAAAAGAATGCAGAAGTAACTGAGTAGGTAATGCCGAAAATAATGGAGGCAAATAGTAAGCCATAGGCTAAAAAGTAATTGCACTAAATCTTACTCAATGAACAAATTACCATTGATGATGAAAAGAGAAATTAATGCAGAAGCACTATTTGGAGTCATGGAAGAGAAAAATCAATAAAGTTGTCAAAGCAGGTgttaaccaaaataaaacaaaaattaatatcatcCTGCTAATAACCATGATCCTCAATGATATTTCCTGAATATTACATATCTCTACCATGGTCTTTGTACTGTTAGAATAGATTTGGCAGTCCATGGTAGCTACTGGTGGTTTGTTTATGTTTGGTTGAATCCCCCCAAACTTGGCCACCAGGATCATATTACCCCTAAGAAAGGACAAGTCATCAGTGCCTCCTAAAAAACAACCATTCAGGCATAGGAAACgaccataaaaagaaaaaacaaaaaacaaaaaaaaagatcagCAATTCGAGCATACTCAATAGCACAAAAAACAACCATTCAGTCAAATCCTAAAATGAAAAATTCTGATCATTCTAGATTTAATAACAGCTCCCTTTTTTTTCCAATGGAAGACGATTGAGCCTAATATTATACGAATCATTCAATTCGAGCATACTCAATAGCACAAGAACAGCAGAACAAAATCACCAACAGCACCATGGTACAACAAAGGCAGAAACCAACAATAGGATAATCAGAATCCTgaaaagaataatagaaaaattcCAAGCAAGTAATTCACCTTCTCAAACTTCTCAAAGGACTCGGCTTTCCGCGGAAGCCACCCTTGTACAGCCTCGCCGGCAACAGCAGCAAGCCATGAGGGCCATCCGGCGGACACATGCTCTCCTACAATCCCATTTGGCACACCAGTAATCGAAGAACCATTCTCCACACTACTCATAATCCCAATTCTGGAACCATGAACCCTAGAATCAACAATAGTGGCTCGCTGATGGGCAGCCCCTTCCCGAATCCTATCAACTCCGGCCACCGCTTTCTTATCCCCCTCAACCGGAGACCGAGCCGGTGGGGTGACTGCATTGTCTCGTTCCTTCGATATGAGCCTCGCCCTACTTCCCTCATTGCCGGCAATACCACTGGGATCTAAGACCACAACATTGTCCCTCCTAGAAGAAGCGACGAAGCGCCGCGAAGACCTACTCAATCCTTTGTCTCGCTGGGTCTCCGAGTACTCCCTATCGATGCCCTTCGCCAAGACGCAGCCCATAAGCACAGATCACTACcacctcaaaaaccctagcacCGTCTCCGGAGCTTATCACTGATGCATTGAATCCTCGGAATCCCGCTATGCAAACCCTAAACACCAAGTAAAAACTCCACCTTTAAAGaaaaatcacccaaaaaaaaccctaaaattccACGGATTTCAGCGGATCAAAAGCTCAAATCACAATCTCTAAACTCTTTGTACCAACCCAATGGATTATCGAGAATTCCCGATCACAAACAACAAAGATTAGCAATAAGAAAACCACAAAAACTTCAGTCCAAACACGAAATCCCTAAAATAGATGAGAGAAATGGGACAAATTTTCACCAGAATGGAGATCTCTAGCCGGCAacccttttttttcattatatatatatatatattataatattttattttgggtgaACAAATGGGAATACAATTACacgaaaaagaaaatgatatttgaattttattaaaataaaattccaatTTATACCCTTATAAATTATTCCTATATAGAATAATGttataaatcacaaataaaacTATTCGTgatatataacattaattttttatatttatatataacttgttaaatatataatatcaataTACAGTTTGgtaaaaatttatgattattgtactattttattaatcaattggttcaaataaataaaaaaatttaaatcacttAAGTAAATGAATTCGAGCTTAGAtccttatatatttataaaaatatgtttttatagaATTCTCAAGACTACAACTAGAACTAATTTAAAgtcattgatttttaaaaataatagtggATCAAagatcaactaaaaaaaaattcttggacTATCTCATTGAACtacttcataaataaaaaaataataataataataatttcatttgaatgttttgaaatatttattcgCATATGTTTACTAAACGTATAAAACtaatatatgttattataacataaaaaataagtttataaaaaattaaatatatatataagatacaAAAAGATATTTTTGGTAAAGTAGAAAATTTGTACTATTAACTCGAGAATCTTCATTTGTATGGGTCTCTACaaggggtatatatgtaaaatgatattattaatgTAGTGAAATTTGAggataaatatattattgaattttttttaaaaaaaataagataacatttaataaatatgagaaatttttcACAATAAATAGTTTAGAAAAGTAGCGCAAAAAACGCGGTTCCTCGAAAAAACGGAATCCATGGCGGAAAAAGAACTCCACTTGGTCCGAATTCATTACTTCATGGTCACAGGAATTGACTGAAAGACCACCACATCATGTGGCCCAGTTTTGCTTCAATGGTGGGTATAATTGGAATTTCAACAttcatgttttctattttctatttttattataaaaattaaagtctACTTTCTCACACGATGCAGTATATGAGACAAATAATGaatattaaaatacaaaatactattattttttaaccaaaaaattgGTGGACAAATTATTTGAGAGGAAATGGTTTTAAAATAtgcttttcatgtattttgcttatcattataattattttgaccataatattttttttttttttgaaaaaaataataaattaaaaatttataatatgaaatatgatttattaaaaaaaatcattaaaattgtGTGCTTTTCTCACTCACCCACCCACTTTTGCAATTGGAAGTCTTAATCAGTAAGTCTTTAGGTATAAGTGGGAGACAAACAGAAAATTAGGGTTGAAGTCTTGATCAACTTAAATTAGGGTTTCATATGAATGTTCAAATTATAAAAGACACACACAAGTAACATAAATGCTTTACAATTTCTTCATTGAAACTCTCAAAGCATGTCACATTTCATTACTTTTGGGATTCTGAAACTTTCAAGCCATGTCAAGCTCCTTTCAAtgggaatttttaattttttttaaaagtaaattatgtatatttataaatattaaaaataaagagaacaTCGATTGATTTTTGACGATCAAGATCATAAATGAAGTTCATTCTTTAAGTATTTGTAgttcatgaataaaaatttaaaaacttaattaatactGTAAAGaaaattaactaaattttttaaggTTCTAAATATAAAATGCAAGTAATATAAAAAGGCTTATGACGTCAAGGCCACATAGTTCATGTTGTTAGCGACACTAACCCTAACTATTTTAGGGAAAAAGATTTTAATAACTCAAAGTGAGGGCACGTGAGGCATTAACTCCGTATATGTTCCTTAACTAATTAAAGGGATTGTCCCCTttgtcaaaaaatttaaaaattaaaaagattatcTAACCTTAGGGTTAGTTAGATAACTCTAGGACTAGTTAGATAATTTTGGGCATTACCATATGGTACCACTCTTCTTGTTTCGAGGGGGACATTCTATTActatgatttgtttattttaatttttaaatattatttttttatatgtagtAGATTGTGTTATTTTTCTATATCTCTAGTAAATGGTTATATCTCTCTTGTATTCGTGTTTTTGTGCCTTTTGTGtaatttttactattattttaatatatatgatttattattttaaaaaaattacataaaatatcAATTGATCAAGAGCAAAATAAGGGCTAgctaaattaaaacataattatataatatgataattcaataaaatgtataaaataaaatcttaatatatttcacaataaagtttaaaaaatataagaaatcatTGTGTTTGTATTTAGTGCTGCTTAACTTCAACCTAAGctatttttccaaattaaaactattaaattttattatttattttgttttaatgtaaCTATATCACATGTTTAACTACATAATTTATAACGTTAGATAGAAAAGAGAGAACAAACACTTTGCTTTAATTTAATAGtcaaaatacaattttatttcattaatttaaaaaaatatcaatagttttaactttatttttaaagGTAACCAAAACCGACGATTATGTTAAACACTtgcattaaaataatataattaataatgtgcatgattttatatttttatagtagAAAAACACGTAATAGGAAAATTCCAGCAACTTTGACTTGATCTAGTCAAGTCAACTAATACGGCTtgaaccaattaaaaaaaaaaaattaagatcataaaaaaatatcttgtgATCAATATATTAAGTTGGTCCTATTTGCAAGGTGGCAAAGAAAAGGTACTATTGGCCAAATCTTGTTTGACAGGACATACATAGAAAAAATCAGATCAAGGTACTGCCAAAATATGTTTCTTATGGCTTGGCCGGTTTCATTAAATATtgggagttttttttaaaaaaattttatctacattaataatgtatataataataataatacatatataaatatttcttaaaTCATGTCATTTTGTGCTCAATTCAccctcttatttattttttgcatcaaatgcaatatttcttgtggattgaaaaaagtggaaattatcaaaataaccccctaaatttctaatatttccaaaaacaccccattaatttCGAATCACTAAAAACCCCTTCGCTTTTAAATACTGATGAATTTGAAACCCCGAAAGCGTTTAATGGAgttagtttcaaatttttgactaAATTATCACttcgtgggaagttgtggcaagtgagaTGTGGTTTGACCATAGCGCTTTTGATCGCGATAATTTTTCTCTTTAAGAggaatctgttttttttttttcttggttaatccccagagaacaccattattggtgctggtttcttttttctctcttcatctcttcatctcttcagcttttcctttttcaaagtTGTCGTTGCCTGGGCATCTTCTGTAGGATTGGACCACTACCTCGAAGGAGAATTCCCACTTAACTCTatggcatttcattagtttgcacTCCAAGGTATTGAGACGAGGTGGATGCCGTTGAAGATGTTGTCGCgttttccttttgtttgatattcgtgggtttctttttagtttgatttctaaagtattctattagaaagaaatttttttcggtttcatggtgtgattattggatgatcttgtagtttgtaggAGATTTTTCGGCAAGAGTTTTGTTAGTTTTTCATTTTCGTTTGTGTACATAATCAAAAGCGATAATATTGTGTTGAaggagatttttcgattgttttgaaatttcattGTGATGTCCGACTCGATCCACGTTTTGTCTAGGGCGAGCgggtttaattttgaatgtaaatattgttatttctttttaactatCGATTGTTCTATTTAAGTTTCGaaagtttatgtttaaatatcaatgttttacGTTTAACTTCTGACgctttctatttaaatttcatcatttctttttaaatttgtatttatttacgaaaacgattttcataaataacgagcaaaatgtactgATAATATCACGATAGTTTTGTGTcgaaacatatgtaacgaatatgagttatcatttatgctagTTAGCGATAGTTTTTTCTGCAAGATCTAGGGATTGTGTCCGcgctcgtggtagtgaagtgagtttttaaatggttagcgcctcAAAAGCGTTGTCCGAGCATGTAAtgacaaaaacttcaaaaatgatCTAGCAGTAAGAaaggcctactaaatcgtcGAGGGTGGCCTTGAGGGGTGGAGACGAGATCGCatgtagaatccgaatacctactaaaaatcatttatgTTTTAAAGCTGAGCTCGGATATATTTAAgcagacataacattttaagcagagacttgataaatttagcGAAACATTGATGCTTAAACAAAAAGCGTATAATTTTAAGCGaaacaaggacatgacaataatagttgagaaaaaaacataagttttaagcggaagcgggataattaatcaataattaacttgtacaactatgtttatgtttaaatttcatcatttctttttaaatttgtatttattctGACAAacgatttttcataaataacgaagCAAAATGTCTGATAATAtcgcgatagtttgtggcaaacatatgtaacgaatatgagttatcatttatgcttagttggcgatagtttttcgcgagatctacgattgtgtcagctgctcgtggtagtgaagtgaggtttttaaatggttagcgctcTGAAAGCGTTATCAGAGCATACTGATGACAAAACTtgaaatgatctaacgagtaaggaaggcctactaaatcgtcaGGGGTGGCCTTGAGGGTGGGACGGATCACGCTCGTGAGAATCCGAATactactaaaatcatttatgTTTTAAGCGAActggatatatttaaatgagagcataacattttaaagcagagacttgataaatttaaagcggaAACATTTATGCTTAAACAAAAAGCGTATAATTTTAAGCAGAAAGCAAgggacatgacaataatagttgagaaaaaaacataagttttaagcggaagcgggataattaattaataattaacttgtacaactatgtttatgtttaaatatcattgtttcattttaaatttaaagtacaTGTTTATGAAAAgcgatttttcataaataacgagcaaaatgtactgATAATATCGCGATAGTTTGTGGCGAACATATGTAACTGAATATGAGTTATcgtttatgcttagttggcgatagtttttTGCGAGATCTAGGATTGTGTCCTGCTCGTgagtagtgaagtgagtttttttaaaatggttagcgcctacaaaacgttgtccgacatgtaatgacaaaacttcaaaatgatctaacgagtaagaaaggcctactaaatcgtcagggtggccttgaggtggggACGAGatcgctcgtagaatccgaatacctactaaaatcatttatgTTTAAGCTGAGCGGATATATTTAAAGCAGACGTAACATTTTTAacgagacttgataaatttaaagcggaAACATTGATGCTTAAACAAAAAGCGTATAATTTTAAGCGaaacaaggacatgacaataatagttgagaaaaaacataagtttttagCGAGgcgggataattaatcaataattaacttgctaactatgtttatgtttaaatatcattgtttcattttaaatttgcgtttgttTACTGAAAACGATTTTTCagtaaataacgagcaaaatgtctAATAATAtcgcgatagtttgtggcaaacatatgtaatcgaatatgagttatcatttatgcttagttggcgatagtttttAGAGATCTGaggattgtgtccgcactcgtggtagtgaagtgagttttttaaatggttagcgcctacaaaacgttgttcGATTTGCAATGACAAAAcatcaaaatgatctaacgagtaaggaaggcctactaaatcgtcagggtggccttgagggtcgacggatacgctcgtagaatccaaatatctactaaaatcatttctgtttaaacttaaactggatatatttaaaagcgaaacttgataattttaaagcggaaacatttatgtttaaacaaaaagcgTATAATTTTAAAGCGGAAGCAGGGACGGGGACAAGGATAAAAagtcttccaaagtttgtttcgagaaaataaaaagaaatgtaaaaaaatgttagaacatgatgtgattgaaTGTTTTTTCTCACCATTTTTAAGAGCGATGATGGAATTTACGACATGGGACCCGGTCCAAGTGACTTACAAGGGGTAAAAGGAAGTAAAatgataaaggaagggttgtcagGTGGTATTCATAACTTGCAGGGGTTGTTTGAAAAATTTCAAACAGTGTAgggggtaaatagtaattttcccttgaaaaaataataataaattgtggCTTTCACAATAAGAGAGCAGCCGTAAAACATTTGCTTGTCTActtaaaaaatatcaacaaatatattatgcattttttattttattaagtaaagatttaatttttaaatttattaaaattaaataaaaaatctcttcaattttttttttttttgaataatagacgacaaatgccctttttatatgaatataaacagtatcaAACAGTACTATAACCCGGATGTACAATATGTGTACAGTATGAtaatagtataagaatcccgggtgaacagtaTATGAACAGTATGGTGAACAGTACTATCGGGGGAGGGATTtaaacccatgacctcccccttatactttggtgtcataccattgggctatccaatggttgacttcAACTTTTTTAACACCAACTTCTAATTCGcctttagttaatttttttaaaacaaaatatagataaattacaACGCATATATGCCTTTACACTAGATGAGTTAAAATTTAATCTCATTTCTTTAATAGAACATAAACATCCTATGTAAAAGATCTTGTGTCAATAGATAAAGAAACTGATTGACAATTatccaaaattaaacaaaaataatgaattaacaTAAAATATCTTAACCAATATATTTAACCAGCTTTGAAATTAAATTCACATCAATCACTGTACCACATAAAACTAGTGATTCATGtgaattaatttgtttgattttgtccTAATGAATACTTAAACTCTTAGGTTTAGTGTATCTAAAACTTGAAGTTGTCAACTTAGGTTTTGGTACAAGTTTCTAGTTCATAATCATGCAAGAGAGAAGCTTTAGATAACTAGGATGGTACAAAGAACAATATccaaatataaatgtaaatttattacaatcaaataaataattattgagAATGAAAAAACAATGCCACCAACACCATATTGAGAACAAATTAATGAACTAGATTAATAATACAGTTAAAAATTGATTTAGGTAACTAAGGGTTTGTttggtattgttttttttaattcatattttggaaacaaaactaaattaacatatttgagactttgtttttgttttaaaaaattttggcaacaatttttatgttttttttttaaaaaacaacatttttatgttttcaacttttttgaaAACGTTTTCAAAACTTTTCCTCTTACCCTGAAACCTTCCTCTTCTACTCCTCCCTCCCCTCTGTGagtcttcttttaatttttaatttaaaaaatatcttacaaaaaaatataaatatttttaaaatatttataaaaattattatttggacttgatattttataaattagtttattagTATATTGTTTAAGCTATTAACTTTTTActtgatctaaaaaaaaaagaaaaaaaaaataactgccTCTATATTGGCCTTCTctcccttaaaaaaaaattagatggaaccaatttgtgtatatatataaatttatatattaaatttttaaaggcAAACTCTAAAATATTTTGTAGTTTCAAATGGTATAAATTTTATGAGACATTTTTTACCCTGGCAATACCATATgttattaattgtatttaataatacaatcaagtaaattaatataaaaataaagttttataaaaaaaatttaaaaaaggagataaaaaaaattcataataattttattctaaCCAAacgtgtttttgttttcaattttttaaaatacataacaGTTAGtatatccaaatatatttttgttttcaaaaaatgaaaaataaaacaaaaacaaaacaaaaaatgaaaaacaaaaaaacaaaaaaacggGAAAAAATTGATGCCAAACAACCCaaataatacattttaaa
Proteins encoded in this region:
- the LOC120270451 gene encoding probable serine/threonine-protein kinase At1g54610 translates to MGCVLAKGIDREYSETQRDKGLSRSSRRFVASSRRDNVVVLDPSGIAGNEGSRARLISKERDNAVTPPARSPVEGDKKAVAGVDRIREGAAHQRATIVDSRVHGSRIGIMSSVENGSSITGVPNGIVGEHVSAGWPSWLAAVAGEAVQGWLPRKAESFEKFEKIGQGTYSNVYRARDLETGKIVALKKVRFVNVDPESVRFMAREILVLRRLDHPNVLKLEGLVTSRMSCSLYLVFEYMEHDLAGLAANPSIKFTVPQIKCYMQQLLSGLNHCHSHGVLHRDIKGSNLLVDNNGMLRIADFGLATFFSHSQKQPLTSRVVTLWYRPPELLLGATEYGVSVDLWSAGCILAELFAGKPIMPGRTEVEQLHKIFKLCGSPSDEYWKKAKLPHTTIFKPQHPYRRCIDDTFRDFPSSALALMNTLLAIEPAERGTAASALDSEFFRSKPFACDPASFPKYPPSKELDAKLRDEEARRQRAAAMKGHGSESGRRASRDPKAIPMPDANAELQESLQRRQIDGNHKSVSEKYNPHEETGAVNHSRVIADNGFFHSGPLMNSSMLGSRNKRPDGELPSIPNRSSSTQRASNGRQLRMQRSLKHQGGGVDLSNLSGLVAARSSASSRYSQLDGAEPSEKLLDRPSSSLKKDERPGIKEPTMVYNTKKNIIHFSGPLMPPGGNTEEILKEHERRIQHAVRKARLDKTKNNRNGHFEALLYPSRNGSSDA